The Mangrovivirga cuniculi genomic sequence TAGACGACAGTCCTCGATACGAAGGTTCAGCTACCTGGGTCCACGTTGACGGTAAAAGTTATTGGGAAAATACCACAGACGCACCATTACCAAGGAGAGAATACACCAAGCGAGATGATTATAACTTAACCGTAAGAACCAACAGGCATCAGATTACGGAAACAGGTTGGATTCACGAACAGGATAATGATAAAGTAATTAGAACCGATGAAAAGGATTTCGTTCTGGCACAGGAAAAAGGATATAATTTTTATACCAGAGTCGACGATGAAAAATGCAAAAAAGCTAAAGACTGGTGGAAGAACAATCAGAATACCTGGAAATTAATTCGCAGTAATTGGGACGAAATTTTCGCAATGAAACAAGATGTGGAATTAAAAAATAAGGTAGAAGGGAAAAGGCTTTTTGAATATATTTTCGCATTAGATAAATCAGCAACTAATGAAGATATTAAAAATATACTCGAAAGCTTTATTAATTAATTCTATCATTTCTATATCAAATTTCCTTTCTTTTAAAGAATCTAATTATTGATGGTCCTGGGATTAACCAGGACCTTTTTTTATACCCATTTACCAAAAATCCTGGTAATTGTAACATAGGCTAAAATCTTTTAGTTACAATATGATCTTTACCTCTAATGATGTAATTATTAACACAGGTGTGATTCTTGCCGGTTTATTAGTTCACTGGTTAGATTCCAATAAACCTGACCTGATTATCGGTACCATCGTCTTTATAGTAGTTATACGTGGAGCGATAAGAATTTTAAAACTTGGTAAATAAAAAACTCTATCAGCCTCAGTTTACCCTTTAATTCTTAAATTTGGACCGCATTTTTTGATTGCTATTAAAACAGACATTTAAAACCTGACACTTTTTATGAATAAGATAAATTCATTAATCATATTTATTACCCTTTTTATTCTTCCAGGAGTAGTTAACGCGCAAATCGAAGATGATAAGCTGGGAGCCTGGTATATGTATTTTTTCAACACGACTTTCAAAGATGGACCGTGGGGATTTCAGGGTGATATCCAATACAGAAACTGGAACCTGGGGGAGATCTTGAACAACTACTTCTTCGCGGTGGAGTGACATATAAACCAAAAAAGACCAACGTAAAATTCACTCTCGGATACGGTAATATCACTACAGGCCAATACGGGAAAGAATTGACTGAAACCGTCAATGAAAGCAGAATTTACCAGGAAATATTATATCCTGTAGTTTTTGGTGAGAGAGTTTATACTAACCACCGCTTCAGATATGAGCAAAGATTTGTAGAGGATCAGGATTTCAGAACCCGTTATCGATACAACCTGTTTATAAATATTCCTTTAAATCAAAAAACGATCGATCCGGGTGGACTGTATCTGGCTTTATACAATGAAATTTTTATCAATGGTCAGCGAGATATCGGTGATGGTAATACCGTAGAGATTTTTGACAGAAACCGTTTTTATTCAGCTCTT encodes the following:
- a CDS encoding DUF6607 family protein — protein: MKKLTLFLLLGAFSLSILAQSKKQKDLEAIKNMCGCYEVSFNFAETFNYSEDSTYKGSEVKHSGAIEWVQLVEDSDNKLVLQHLLVVGSPESQKVIKHWRQDWLYENPDLYMYQASNKWKYVKKADDEVKGQWTQKVYQVDDSPRYEGSATWVHVDGKSYWENTTDAPLPRREYTKRDDYNLTVRTNRHQITETGWIHEQDNDKVIRTDEKDFVLAQEKGYNFYTRVDDEKCKKAKDWWKNNQNTWKLIRSNWDEIFAMKQDVELKNKVEGKRLFEYIFALDKSATNEDIKNILESFIN
- a CDS encoding DUF2490 domain-containing protein; the encoded protein is MTYKPKKTNVKFTLGYGNITTGQYGKELTETVNESRIYQEILYPVVFGERVYTNHRFRYEQRFVEDQDFRTRYRYNLFINIPLNQKTIDPGGLYLALYNEIFINGQRDIGDGNTVEIFDRNRFYSALGYVIKKGIKVQCGVMRQSTNNWNKNQLQFSLHHKF